Proteins co-encoded in one Microbacterium hydrocarbonoxydans genomic window:
- the hrpB gene encoding ATP-dependent helicase HrpB produces MPTTAFDLAAIGEGLSFAAALGDLGSALDAHGSVVVSAPPGTGKTTLVPPLLASRSAGRVIVTQPRRVAARAAARRLAQLDGSPLGTRVGFTVRGERAAAPDTRVEFVTAGVLLRRMLDDPGLDGVDAVIIDEVHERALETDLLIGLLSEVRELRDDLVLVAMSATLDATRIAAVIGTDDDPAPIIEHDVPAFPLTESWAPSAAPRLDERGVTWAFLDHVAATAATAAAELTRTDPTADVLVFAPGAREVAEIARRIRGTSGAFDVRELHGQIPPAEQDAVIRGRQAHEPARIIVTTSLAESSLTVPGVRLVVDSCLSRHPQRDAARGMTGLVTTAAPRSSCVQRAGRAARQGPGAVIRCVDERTYAAAPARAVPEIAVSDLADAALLLACWGAPGGIGLRMIDPLPADTLADAVSVLRGLGAIDDDGRATVEGRALARIPTDPRLARALRDGARAVGTRLAAEVVALLGGDTRIADADIARALISLRGARTPEARRWRSDADRLERMTRVPPGIHSDLDGVGLVVALAFPERIARRVERSAEGATFLLATGTRAAVRGPLAAVEWLAVADVARASGRAAAGSGAIIRAAAVVAETQIENAASHLMTDRVEAEFVGGRVQARRERRIGAILRSSAPVRASVDEGRDAVLRALRRDGLGVFSWSDTATGLRRRLALLRRELGTPWPDVSDVGLLETLDEWLAPELDSLAGGAPAGRIGLSSALRRLLPWPDAARLDELAPERLEVPTGSRVRIDYPAHDDATGRPVVAVKLQECFGWAATPRLVDGRVPVLFHLLSPAGRPLAVTDDLASFWSGPYAQVRAEMRGRYPKHPWPEDPWAAVPTKHTKNRAAR; encoded by the coding sequence GTGCCGACCACCGCATTCGACCTCGCCGCCATCGGCGAAGGACTCTCGTTCGCGGCAGCGCTCGGTGACCTCGGCTCCGCACTCGACGCACACGGCTCGGTGGTGGTGAGCGCACCGCCCGGCACGGGCAAGACGACGCTCGTGCCGCCGCTGCTCGCATCGCGCTCCGCCGGGCGCGTGATCGTGACCCAACCGCGCCGCGTCGCTGCCCGTGCGGCCGCCCGGCGGCTCGCGCAACTCGACGGCTCCCCGCTCGGCACTCGAGTGGGCTTCACCGTGCGGGGGGAGCGAGCGGCGGCCCCCGACACACGAGTCGAATTCGTCACCGCGGGGGTTCTGCTGCGCCGGATGCTCGATGACCCGGGGCTCGACGGGGTCGATGCCGTGATCATCGATGAGGTGCACGAGCGCGCGCTCGAGACCGACCTGCTGATCGGGCTGCTCTCTGAGGTGCGCGAGCTGAGAGATGATCTCGTGCTCGTCGCGATGTCTGCGACGCTCGACGCCACGCGCATCGCGGCCGTCATCGGCACGGACGACGACCCGGCCCCGATCATCGAGCACGACGTTCCCGCCTTCCCCCTCACCGAGAGCTGGGCGCCCAGCGCCGCACCGCGTCTCGATGAGCGCGGAGTCACGTGGGCGTTCCTCGACCATGTCGCCGCGACCGCCGCAACCGCCGCCGCCGAGCTGACGCGCACAGATCCCACCGCCGACGTGCTGGTGTTCGCACCCGGCGCCCGCGAGGTGGCCGAGATCGCCCGTCGCATCCGAGGCACGAGCGGCGCTTTCGACGTGCGCGAGCTGCATGGCCAGATCCCCCCGGCCGAGCAGGATGCCGTGATCCGCGGGCGCCAGGCGCACGAGCCCGCGCGCATCATCGTGACGACCTCGCTCGCGGAATCCTCGCTCACGGTGCCCGGCGTGCGGCTCGTCGTCGACAGCTGTCTCTCGCGGCACCCGCAACGCGACGCGGCCCGCGGCATGACCGGACTCGTGACCACCGCGGCTCCCCGCTCGTCGTGCGTGCAGCGCGCCGGGCGTGCCGCGCGCCAGGGGCCGGGAGCCGTCATCCGCTGCGTCGATGAGAGAACCTACGCGGCCGCCCCCGCCCGTGCGGTGCCCGAGATCGCGGTGAGCGACCTCGCCGATGCCGCGCTGCTGCTCGCCTGCTGGGGAGCTCCCGGTGGCATCGGCCTGCGCATGATCGACCCGCTGCCCGCAGACACTCTGGCCGATGCCGTCTCGGTGCTGCGGGGGCTCGGAGCCATCGACGACGACGGTCGAGCAACCGTCGAGGGCCGCGCACTGGCCCGCATCCCGACCGACCCACGGCTTGCCCGCGCGCTCCGTGACGGCGCGCGAGCGGTCGGCACGCGGCTCGCGGCCGAGGTCGTCGCGCTGCTGGGCGGAGACACCCGCATCGCCGACGCCGACATCGCGAGAGCACTCATCTCGCTGCGAGGCGCGCGGACTCCTGAAGCCCGCCGATGGCGCAGCGACGCCGATCGCCTCGAGCGCATGACGCGTGTGCCACCGGGCATCCACTCGGATCTCGACGGAGTCGGACTCGTGGTCGCCCTCGCCTTTCCCGAGCGCATCGCCCGTCGCGTCGAACGATCGGCTGAGGGCGCGACGTTCCTGCTGGCCACAGGCACTCGCGCAGCCGTGCGGGGCCCACTCGCGGCGGTCGAGTGGCTCGCGGTCGCCGACGTCGCGCGTGCCTCAGGGCGAGCGGCTGCCGGATCGGGGGCGATCATCCGTGCGGCGGCGGTGGTCGCGGAGACGCAGATCGAGAACGCCGCGAGCCACCTGATGACCGACCGCGTCGAAGCCGAGTTCGTCGGCGGACGCGTCCAAGCACGCCGGGAGCGACGGATCGGTGCGATCCTGCGCTCGTCGGCGCCGGTGCGCGCATCGGTCGACGAGGGTCGGGACGCCGTGCTCCGCGCCCTTCGACGCGACGGGCTCGGAGTCTTCAGCTGGTCAGACACCGCCACGGGTCTGCGTCGGCGGCTCGCACTGCTGCGACGTGAGCTCGGTACCCCATGGCCCGATGTATCGGATGTCGGGCTGCTCGAGACCCTCGACGAGTGGCTGGCTCCCGAGCTCGACTCGCTCGCCGGTGGCGCCCCGGCCGGACGCATCGGTCTGTCGTCGGCGCTGCGTCGACTGCTGCCCTGGCCCGACGCCGCGCGTCTCGACGAGCTGGCTCCCGAACGCCTCGAGGTCCCCACCGGATCGCGGGTACGCATCGACTACCCGGCGCATGACGACGCGACCGGGCGTCCGGTCGTCGCCGTGAAGCTGCAGGAGTGCTTCGGCTGGGCCGCCACCCCGCGTCTGGTCGATGGGCGGGTGCCGGTGCTGTTCCATCTGCTGTCACCCGCGGGGCGCCCGCTCGCCGTCACCGACGACCTCGCCTCGTTCTGGTCGGGTCCCTACGCCCAGGTCCGCGCCGAGATGCGCGGGCGCTACCCGAAGCATCCGTGGCCGGAGGATCCCTGGGCGGCCGTGCCGACGAAGCACACCAAGAACCGCGCTGCGCGCTGA
- a CDS encoding SPFH domain-containing protein, with protein MEIAGIVGILVIVGIAVAVAVVVLLILLLFARSWIKVARADEALVISGRKQKVQRAVISADGTTRDEMSESPVTVIVNGKSLVNPITQRHEIISLRSRQVSLNAEAQSLDSVTLNVDGVAIVKIGSDPILVRRAAERFASQDKAIEQFTTEQLEGALRGIVATLSVVELMRERKKFSDQIAADVSQELAEQGLILDSFQIKGITDKVGYIQSLGAPEIQAKRQSAEISQTNADRAINQKNIANQEANLVEQTALDTNTANANAGIGRARAEAEQAENLAREQAQQAVLQQQAENRQAQLDADVKRVADAQRYEAETRAQAELYTRERAAEAGAIEQVKQAEARTRIAEQQAQADKAKADGEAAAAIARATGEADALRAQAEAESEARRLRANAEADAIRAEGEARAAAVEAEAKAIASNQDAFLSQRVLDVLPSIMAEFSKGYAAIGNVSIVGGSGDEGASNLVGADSAKALKSVFDSVSAATGLDIASIIQGQAVGRGIGEGVAAASAPAPTRQPNPTTPPPPAAAPAAPAAE; from the coding sequence ATGGAGATCGCCGGAATCGTCGGCATCCTCGTCATCGTCGGAATCGCAGTGGCGGTCGCCGTCGTCGTCCTGCTCATCCTGCTGCTGTTCGCACGCAGCTGGATCAAGGTGGCTCGCGCCGATGAGGCGCTCGTCATCTCGGGACGTAAGCAGAAGGTGCAGCGCGCCGTCATCTCTGCAGACGGCACGACCCGTGACGAGATGTCGGAGTCGCCCGTCACGGTCATCGTGAACGGCAAGTCCCTGGTCAACCCGATCACCCAGCGCCACGAGATCATCTCGCTGCGTTCGCGTCAGGTGTCGCTCAACGCCGAGGCTCAGTCGCTCGACAGCGTCACCCTCAACGTCGACGGCGTCGCCATCGTGAAGATCGGCTCCGACCCGATTCTCGTGCGGCGCGCCGCCGAGCGTTTCGCCTCGCAGGACAAGGCGATCGAGCAGTTCACCACCGAGCAGCTCGAAGGTGCCCTTCGCGGCATCGTCGCGACCCTGTCTGTCGTCGAGCTCATGCGAGAGCGCAAGAAGTTCTCCGACCAGATCGCCGCCGACGTCTCGCAGGAACTCGCCGAGCAGGGCCTGATCCTCGACTCGTTCCAGATCAAGGGCATCACCGACAAGGTCGGCTACATCCAGTCGCTGGGTGCACCCGAGATCCAGGCGAAGCGTCAGTCCGCCGAGATCTCGCAGACCAATGCCGACCGCGCGATCAACCAGAAGAACATCGCCAACCAGGAAGCCAACCTGGTCGAGCAGACCGCTCTCGACACGAACACCGCCAACGCCAACGCCGGCATCGGTCGCGCCCGCGCCGAAGCCGAGCAGGCCGAGAACCTCGCCCGCGAGCAGGCTCAGCAGGCCGTTCTGCAGCAGCAGGCCGAGAACCGCCAGGCCCAGCTCGACGCCGACGTCAAGCGCGTCGCCGACGCGCAGCGCTATGAGGCCGAGACGCGTGCGCAGGCTGAGCTCTACACGCGAGAGCGCGCGGCAGAGGCCGGTGCGATCGAGCAGGTCAAGCAGGCCGAGGCCCGCACCCGCATCGCCGAGCAGCAGGCCCAGGCCGACAAGGCCAAGGCCGACGGTGAGGCCGCAGCCGCGATCGCCCGCGCGACCGGTGAGGCCGACGCGCTGCGCGCCCAGGCCGAGGCCGAGTCCGAGGCACGCCGACTGCGCGCGAACGCCGAGGCAGACGCCATCCGTGCCGAGGGTGAGGCGCGAGCCGCAGCGGTCGAGGCCGAGGCCAAGGCCATCGCGTCGAACCAGGACGCGTTCCTGTCGCAGCGCGTGCTCGATGTGCTGCCGTCGATCATGGCCGAGTTCTCGAAGGGCTATGCCGCGATCGGCAACGTGTCGATCGTCGGCGGCTCCGGTGACGAGGGCGCATCGAACCTCGTCGGCGCCGACAGCGCCAAGGCGCTGAAGTCGGTGTTCGACAGCGTCAGCGCGGCGACCGGACTCGACATCGCCTCGATCATCCAGGGTCAGGCTGTGGGGCGTGGCATCGGCGAAGGAGTGGCGGCAGCATCCGCTCCCGCTCCGACCCGCCAGCCGAACCCCACCACTCCCCCGCCGCCCGCGGCGGCTCCGGCTGCTCCCGCAGCGGAATAG
- a CDS encoding MarR family transcriptional regulator: MTDRKLALEAWESLFRAQHELFTQMNADFEGSDIAQAEYDVLLTVTRSPGMTARLRDVTSNMLISQPSVSRLVDRMVSRGLVDKAPDPEDGRGSLITATEAGARQFRTLAMVHGRSIAERMSVLDDAELKTLRDLAEKLRGR, from the coding sequence ATGACCGATCGCAAGCTCGCCCTCGAGGCATGGGAGAGCCTGTTCCGCGCACAGCACGAGCTGTTCACTCAGATGAACGCCGACTTCGAGGGCAGCGATATCGCTCAGGCCGAGTATGACGTGCTGCTCACCGTCACCCGCTCGCCCGGCATGACCGCGCGCCTTCGCGACGTCACGTCGAACATGCTCATCAGCCAGCCGAGCGTCTCCCGACTCGTCGACCGCATGGTGTCGCGCGGCCTGGTCGACAAGGCTCCTGATCCCGAAGACGGTCGTGGTTCGCTGATCACCGCGACCGAGGCGGGAGCGCGGCAGTTCCGCACCCTCGCGATGGTGCACGGTCGCTCGATCGCCGAGCGGATGTCGGTGCTCGACGACGCCGAGTTGAAGACGCTCCGCGACCTGGCCGAAAAGCTCCGCGGCCGCTGA
- a CDS encoding TnsA-like heteromeric transposase endonuclease subunit, which translates to MQFDSWDVPRNSIAEDGPVRVAFTLEGRRREADAVDVDEVRFELCAPIRDFPSWRLKRHYSGSLWMSRLNRHVVFESFAERSFLLELDRSERLLAVASQPMLIRWQGAEVAHTPDFFVRLRGAPGILVDVRPASRIDERARRQFDRTAHFAAARGWAYVVHQGLSKVRDANLRFLSRYRDPRWNFGDPPKLPTGPLGTVTDLAAHLDHDGRGLARCYWLLWTEFVTFDQEMPITLSTRLRKGMA; encoded by the coding sequence ATGCAGTTTGACTCCTGGGACGTACCACGGAACTCGATCGCTGAGGATGGTCCGGTTCGCGTTGCCTTCACGCTGGAGGGGCGACGTCGTGAAGCGGATGCAGTAGATGTAGACGAGGTTCGGTTCGAACTTTGCGCGCCCATCCGCGACTTTCCGAGCTGGAGGTTGAAGCGTCACTACTCCGGCTCCTTGTGGATGTCGAGGCTCAACCGGCACGTGGTCTTCGAGTCGTTCGCCGAGCGATCGTTCTTGCTTGAACTTGACCGCTCAGAGCGTCTGCTGGCGGTCGCGAGTCAACCGATGCTGATCCGGTGGCAGGGGGCGGAGGTGGCACACACCCCTGACTTCTTCGTGCGCTTACGGGGCGCACCCGGAATCCTGGTGGACGTAAGACCAGCGAGCCGCATCGATGAGCGGGCGCGACGGCAGTTCGATCGGACTGCTCACTTCGCCGCTGCGCGGGGATGGGCCTACGTTGTGCACCAAGGCCTTTCGAAAGTACGAGACGCGAACCTTCGGTTCCTCTCGCGATATCGCGATCCTCGCTGGAACTTCGGCGACCCGCCGAAGCTGCCGACCGGTCCTCTTGGAACGGTGACAGACTTGGCCGCCCATCTCGACCATGATGGCCGTGGTCTCGCGAGGTGCTATTGGCTGCTCTGGACTGAGTTCGTCACTTTTGATCAGGAGATGCCGATCACTCTGTCGACACGGCTCCGCAAAGGAATGGCCTGA
- a CDS encoding DDE-type integrase/transposase/recombinase: protein MRLTAGAWLSWRGIEYEIASIAADSSVLRSADGLEVEVSRDEIERTAEPSRAFSARHSLRRFDEAIEDDEVRAWREALAELSEVVATGGTKESAVAAAASRVSATLGRDVSVRTVYRKMEAYDQYGVVGLMDARKVSAGRKRLIGWRDPRVAEVVSRVLAERVDASTTSKSTLFRQVDRILRRTYGADFKVPSRSAFYRLLKAEDSGRHAFGSAKTKESLSLQPTGMFKKRPALRPGEQTQIDSTTLDVLVRIDENTIGRPELTILIDVATRSILAAVLRPVGTKSVDLMVVLARALVPYARRPEGAQETRRLISTAWAGEALIDQSEYERARSEQPFIFPENITTDRGSTYLSKPFLAACEHLGISTNTAATHTPTDKAHVERTFKSINTMLLEHAYGYTGRSVEHRGKNLPKHPDRLLTIAQAQELLEDWIAVVWQKTVHNGLRDPLEPSVALSPNQMCRAFRHVVPELQVPLTRDDFIALLPTVFRRINRYGVTIDHRVYDSARLAPYRRRSSDFKQNNGRWRIRVDPYNFHVVWLDVDDEFIPLRWSNEIHRLPLLGDVWRLAREDYQTNGIDAPQPKLVQAIEEFAARGNPGAAKRRRAREKAVLADPMRLFGAEDEPGGHGLPSSEEPVHVEPSAAEEPWPNRGGFSLIEDPIDETDGEESHGDHHA from the coding sequence ATGCGGCTCACGGCGGGGGCCTGGCTCAGCTGGCGCGGCATCGAGTATGAAATCGCGTCAATCGCGGCTGATTCCAGCGTCCTGCGCTCAGCGGACGGGCTAGAGGTTGAGGTATCGCGCGACGAGATCGAGCGAACGGCGGAGCCGTCGCGGGCATTCTCCGCCCGCCATTCGCTCCGTCGTTTCGATGAGGCGATCGAGGACGATGAGGTGCGGGCCTGGCGGGAAGCGCTCGCGGAGCTTAGCGAGGTCGTTGCAACGGGTGGGACGAAGGAATCAGCTGTTGCTGCCGCCGCTTCGCGCGTGTCTGCGACTCTCGGGCGGGATGTGAGCGTTCGAACTGTGTACCGCAAGATGGAGGCGTACGACCAGTACGGAGTTGTTGGTCTCATGGATGCAAGAAAGGTCTCCGCGGGTCGCAAGCGGCTCATCGGTTGGCGCGATCCGCGGGTCGCTGAGGTCGTGAGTCGAGTACTCGCGGAGCGGGTGGACGCCTCTACGACGAGTAAGTCGACGCTCTTCAGGCAGGTCGACCGGATCCTCCGGAGGACCTACGGCGCTGACTTCAAAGTTCCGAGTCGCTCGGCGTTCTATCGGCTTCTGAAAGCCGAGGACAGTGGGCGCCACGCTTTTGGATCAGCCAAGACGAAGGAATCGCTCTCGCTGCAACCAACGGGCATGTTCAAGAAGCGGCCAGCGCTCCGCCCCGGAGAGCAGACACAGATCGATTCGACGACTCTCGATGTGCTGGTCCGGATCGACGAGAACACGATCGGTAGGCCCGAACTGACTATCCTTATCGACGTCGCCACTCGGTCCATCCTTGCTGCGGTTCTGCGCCCGGTGGGAACGAAGAGCGTAGATCTGATGGTCGTGCTGGCGCGCGCACTTGTGCCCTACGCACGTCGTCCGGAGGGAGCTCAGGAGACTCGGCGACTCATCTCCACCGCGTGGGCCGGCGAGGCGCTGATCGACCAGAGTGAATACGAGCGTGCGCGCTCTGAGCAACCCTTCATCTTTCCTGAGAACATCACCACAGACAGAGGAAGCACCTACCTCTCGAAGCCCTTCCTCGCGGCATGCGAGCATCTCGGCATCTCAACCAACACAGCGGCGACGCACACGCCCACTGACAAAGCGCACGTTGAGCGCACCTTCAAGTCCATCAACACGATGCTGCTGGAGCACGCGTACGGTTACACCGGCCGCAGCGTTGAGCATCGGGGCAAAAACCTGCCCAAGCATCCCGATCGGTTACTGACGATTGCTCAGGCGCAGGAGCTGTTGGAGGACTGGATAGCGGTCGTCTGGCAGAAGACTGTGCACAACGGCCTTCGAGATCCGCTGGAGCCATCTGTAGCGCTCTCTCCGAATCAGATGTGTCGGGCGTTCCGGCATGTCGTCCCCGAACTACAAGTGCCTCTGACACGCGACGATTTCATTGCCCTTCTCCCCACCGTCTTCCGACGCATCAACCGCTACGGGGTGACGATCGACCACCGCGTGTACGACTCCGCGCGACTCGCGCCATACCGCCGCCGCAGCTCGGATTTCAAACAGAACAACGGCCGTTGGAGGATCCGAGTAGACCCATACAACTTCCACGTCGTCTGGTTGGACGTGGATGACGAGTTCATCCCCCTGCGCTGGTCCAACGAGATTCACCGACTCCCGCTGCTAGGTGATGTCTGGCGGCTGGCGCGCGAGGACTACCAAACGAACGGAATCGATGCACCGCAACCGAAGCTCGTTCAAGCGATTGAGGAATTTGCAGCGCGGGGAAACCCGGGCGCAGCTAAGAGACGTCGCGCCCGCGAGAAGGCAGTCCTCGCCGACCCGATGCGACTCTTCGGCGCGGAGGACGAACCTGGCGGGCACGGCTTGCCGTCGTCTGAAGAGCCAGTCCACGTCGAGCCATCGGCGGCAGAAGAACCATGGCCGAACCGTGGTGGGTTTTCTCTCATCGAGGACCCGATAGACGAGACAGACGGGGAGGAGAGCCATGGAGATCACCACGCATGA
- a CDS encoding ATP-binding protein, which produces MEITTHEGWREFVNSSYERPPKIRASALRKMPPSERWIYNEARARYSQAGAFVKTPLYGAFQAAVRERVHLNPHRQVGKLGLILSGEPGQGKTTTLMQIGKEHELRRRLVRHASVADGRVPVMYVMVPAQCSAKALLSEFARFFGLPTIVRSTYNALLEMVANAIRRCGTELILIDDVHHLDLQYRQNIEASDMLKQLSERCGGTFVYAGIAVEDTGLLSGSREGQIRKRFELFSASPFTITSAQGQSDWGDLLLALEDSLCLLDQVQGEILQAAKSLHWLTGGEIGPLKDLLQLSAFRAIDQGTERLDFAEFDREAERRRRAAETGTGR; this is translated from the coding sequence ATGGAGATCACCACGCATGAAGGGTGGCGCGAGTTCGTGAACTCGAGCTACGAGCGGCCCCCGAAGATCCGAGCATCCGCCCTACGGAAGATGCCGCCCTCTGAGCGTTGGATATACAACGAAGCCCGAGCCCGCTACTCGCAAGCGGGAGCCTTTGTGAAGACGCCACTGTACGGCGCGTTCCAGGCGGCCGTGCGTGAGCGGGTGCACCTCAATCCGCACCGTCAAGTCGGGAAGCTGGGTCTGATCCTCTCAGGAGAACCCGGGCAGGGGAAGACGACCACGTTGATGCAGATCGGCAAGGAACACGAACTGCGGAGGAGGCTCGTTCGCCATGCCTCGGTAGCAGACGGTCGTGTTCCGGTGATGTACGTAATGGTGCCCGCTCAGTGCTCGGCGAAGGCGCTTCTTTCTGAGTTCGCCCGATTCTTTGGGTTGCCGACCATCGTTCGGTCGACCTACAACGCGCTGTTGGAGATGGTAGCCAACGCGATCCGACGATGCGGCACGGAACTGATCCTCATCGACGATGTGCATCACCTAGACCTCCAGTATCGGCAGAACATCGAGGCGTCCGACATGCTCAAGCAGCTCTCTGAGCGATGCGGGGGAACGTTCGTCTATGCCGGCATCGCGGTTGAAGACACGGGGCTCTTGTCGGGATCCAGAGAAGGTCAGATACGTAAGAGGTTTGAGCTCTTTTCTGCATCGCCGTTCACGATCACCTCGGCACAGGGTCAATCCGACTGGGGCGACCTCTTACTTGCTCTCGAAGACTCTCTGTGTCTTCTCGATCAGGTGCAAGGTGAGATCCTCCAGGCGGCGAAGTCGTTGCATTGGCTCACTGGGGGTGAGATTGGTCCGTTGAAGGATCTGCTCCAACTGTCCGCGTTCCGAGCAATCGACCAAGGGACGGAGCGACTCGATTTTGCGGAGTTTGATCGAGAAGCGGAAAGGCGCAGGCGAGCTGCGGAGACCGGCACAGGGCGATGA